The DNA segment ATACTTAAAATACATATTTCCGGTCTGTGAACCTTCATTTGATGTGAAATACATTCTATAGTATTCAGATCCCTGTTTGATGTAATACACCACATCATTGTATACGCCCATCGTCGGTTTCCACGAATGGCCGATTGCTGTAATATTGTTTGAAAATGCAGCAGATGAAGGAAGAATAGTGGTGGTGGTTGCCTGTGTTTCCGGCTGTACTTTCGCTACGCTAATATTAGAATTCTGAATCACACCGGACATCCTGTACTTCATGGTAGCGGACTGACCTGTATTTGGATCGGTATATGGATAATCGGTCCAGTACCTGGTGAACATAAAGTCCCAATTAGCCTTTGAAGGCTCAAGATTGGTCACCTTATCTCCGGTTGCAAAAGAGAAATAATTAAAATAAGCATCGTCAGTTCCGTTGGCAATGGTTTTTGAAACCGTAGTATCCCACGATGAAGTGGTGGCATTCCATTTGGCATATTTAAAAGTATACCCTCCGAAATAGTCGTCAATCATAAATTTATAATAAGTATTGCTCAAAACATATTTCAGGATAAAAATTACCTTTCCTTCAATATGATGATTTCCCGGATTATATTCACCCCAGCCGTAAGTAGCCGTTCCCTGTTCAAAAGCACCTTCCTGGATAGATGTTGTATTGTCAAGATTATATAATGGTGATCCGTATGAAGAAACAACGTTTGTGGTAATGGAATTCCAGTCGTTCGGATTAGCGGAAGCCTGATAGACTTCTATATTTTGTGCATCATTGATTCTCGTCCCGAAATTCATGCTCGAATTTCTGAAAAACGCAATATCCCAGGTATTGGCAGGCTGGGATTGTATAGTATTGGAACTAAGATCGAAAAATACACGGTTCTGGTAACTGGCACCCATAGACATATTTACTGTAGTATATCCGTTGGCATCAACCTGTGAAAGAACAGTCTGCTGTACCCCTAATGCGAACATTGAAGCGAAAAGTAGTTTTGTTTTCATAATATCAGATGTAAATTATTATTTAGAATTATTCTACAAAAATATATTATTTATTTTTATTTGTTCTAAATAAAATATGATTTTTGTCG comes from the Chryseobacterium nepalense genome and includes:
- a CDS encoding T9SS type A sorting domain-containing protein; this encodes MKTKLLFASMFALGVQQTVLSQVDANGYTTVNMSMGASYQNRVFFDLSSNTIQSQPANTWDIAFFRNSSMNFGTRINDAQNIEVYQASANPNDWNSITTNVVSSYGSPLYNLDNTTSIQEGAFEQGTATYGWGEYNPGNHHIEGKVIFILKYVLSNTYYKFMIDDYFGGYTFKYAKWNATTSSWDTTVSKTIANGTDDAYFNYFSFATGDKVTNLEPSKANWDFMFTRYWTDYPYTDPNTGQSATMKYRMSGVIQNSNISVAKVQPETQATTTTILPSSAAFSNNITAIGHSWKPTMGVYNDVVYYIKQGSEYYRMYFTSNEGSQTGNMYFKYKNITSVLGTTDIAGKKASFGIYPNPTTTDKQVTVLFDVKEKLSNKGNVEVYDLSGKKVYSAELTNQAGFYKQDLNLSHLSSGHYLVKITFGGQTETKKLIVK